From a region of the Synechococcus sp. RS9916 genome:
- the kaiB gene encoding circadian clock protein KaiB, giving the protein MSPRKTYILKLYVAGNTPNSMRALKTLRNILETEFKGVYALKVIDVLKNPQLAEEDKILATPTLSKILPPPVRRIIGDLSDRERVLIGLDLLYDELTDSGLGSSFRDSLSDEDMVSTDS; this is encoded by the coding sequence ATGAGCCCACGCAAGACTTACATCCTCAAGCTCTATGTGGCGGGGAATACCCCCAACTCCATGCGGGCGTTGAAAACCCTGCGCAACATTCTTGAGACTGAGTTCAAGGGTGTGTACGCCCTCAAGGTGATTGACGTTCTCAAGAATCCTCAGCTGGCGGAGGAAGACAAGATTCTTGCGACGCCGACGCTTTCGAAGATTTTGCCGCCGCCCGTGCGGCGAATTATCGGCGATCTCTCCGACCGTGAGCGAGTCCTGATTGGTCTCGATCTTCTCTATGACGAGTTGACCGACTCCGGACTGGGTTCTTCATTCAGGGATTCGTTGTCAGATGAAGACATGGTGTCGACAGATTCTTAA
- the kaiC gene encoding circadian clock protein KaiC has protein sequence MKISGSTGSPQMQVQKLPTGIEGFDDVCHGGLPIGRSTLISGTSGTGKTVFSLHFLHNGIAHFDEPGIFVTFEESPLDILRNAASFGWNLQEMVEQDKLFILDASPDPDGQDVAGSFDLSGLIERINYAIRKYKAKRVAIDSITAVFQQYDAVFVVRREIFRLIARLKEIGVTTVMTTERIDEYGPIARYGVEEFVSDNVVILRNVLEGERRRRTVEILKLRGTTHMKGEFPFTMGAHGISIFPLGAMRLTQRSSNVRVSSGVQRLDDMCGGGFFKDSIILATGATGTGKTLLVSKFIEDACRNKERAILFAYEESRAQLLRNATSWGIDFEQMEQDGLLKIICAYPESTGLEDHLQIIKTEINQFKPSRMAIDSLSALARGVSHNAFRQFVIGVTGYAKQEEIAGFFTNTSEEFMGSHSITDSHISTITDTILMLQYVEIHGEMARALNVFKMRGSWHDKGIREFVITGNGPEIKDSFSNFERIISGVPHRITTDERSELSRIVRGVNPDA, from the coding sequence ATGAAGATCTCAGGATCCACGGGCTCTCCTCAGATGCAGGTTCAGAAGCTCCCGACAGGGATCGAGGGCTTTGATGATGTCTGCCATGGCGGTTTGCCGATTGGGCGTAGCACGCTGATCAGCGGCACCTCTGGCACAGGAAAAACGGTTTTTTCGCTGCATTTTCTGCACAACGGCATCGCCCATTTCGATGAGCCTGGGATTTTTGTCACGTTTGAAGAGTCGCCGCTCGATATTCTTCGCAATGCGGCCAGTTTTGGCTGGAATCTTCAGGAGATGGTGGAGCAGGATAAGCTCTTCATCCTCGACGCCTCTCCGGATCCTGATGGTCAGGATGTTGCCGGTAGTTTTGACCTCTCAGGCCTGATTGAGCGCATTAATTACGCCATCCGCAAATACAAGGCCAAGCGGGTGGCCATTGACTCGATCACGGCTGTGTTCCAGCAGTATGACGCTGTGTTCGTGGTGCGACGCGAGATCTTCCGGCTGATTGCCCGTCTCAAGGAAATCGGGGTCACCACGGTGATGACCACCGAGCGCATTGATGAATACGGCCCCATTGCCCGTTATGGGGTTGAGGAATTCGTGTCCGACAATGTCGTGATTCTCCGCAATGTGCTGGAGGGTGAGCGCCGTCGCCGCACGGTTGAAATCCTCAAGCTGCGCGGTACCACGCACATGAAGGGTGAGTTTCCCTTCACCATGGGCGCCCACGGCATCAGCATCTTCCCACTTGGGGCCATGCGTCTGACGCAGCGGTCGTCCAACGTGCGCGTCAGCTCAGGCGTGCAGCGACTCGACGATATGTGTGGCGGAGGATTCTTCAAGGATTCGATCATTCTGGCCACCGGCGCCACCGGTACGGGCAAGACCTTGCTGGTGTCGAAATTCATTGAGGATGCCTGCCGCAATAAGGAGCGAGCCATCCTCTTTGCCTATGAGGAGTCGCGGGCCCAGTTGCTGCGCAACGCCACAAGTTGGGGAATTGATTTTGAGCAGATGGAGCAGGATGGGCTGCTGAAGATTATCTGTGCCTATCCCGAATCCACGGGCCTTGAGGATCACCTCCAGATCATCAAGACGGAGATCAATCAGTTCAAGCCGTCTCGGATGGCGATCGACTCTCTATCGGCTCTTGCCCGAGGTGTAAGCCATAACGCCTTCCGCCAGTTTGTGATCGGGGTCACTGGGTATGCCAAGCAGGAAGAAATCGCTGGTTTCTTTACGAACACATCGGAGGAATTTATGGGGAGTCATTCGATTACCGACTCTCATATTTCCACCATCACCGACACGATCTTGATGCTTCAGTACGTGGAGATCCACGGTGAGATGGCTCGTGCTCTCAACGTGTTCAAGATGCGTGGCTCTTGGCACGACAAAGGCATCCGTGAATTCGTGATCACGGGCAATGGTCCGGAGATCAAGGACTCCTTCTCTAACTTCGAGCGCATCATTAGTGGTGTTCCGCACCGGATCACCACCGATGAGCGCAGCGAGCTGTCGCGGATTGTCCGCGGTGTGAATCCCGACGCCTGA